A genomic window from Bubalus bubalis isolate 160015118507 breed Murrah chromosome 13, NDDB_SH_1, whole genome shotgun sequence includes:
- the GJB6 gene encoding gap junction beta-6 protein yields MDWGTLHTFVGGVNKHSTSIGKVWVTVLFVFRVMILVVAAQEVWGDEQEDFVCNTLQPGCRNVCYDHFFPVSHIRLWALQLIFVSTPALLVAMHVAYYRHEAARRFRRGETRSEFKDLEDIKRQKVRIEGSLWWTYTSSIFFRIVFEAAFMYVFYFLYNGYHLPWVLKCGIQPCPNLVDCFISRPTEKTVFTIFMISASVICMLLNVAELCYLLLKVCFRRSKRAQMQKAPPNHALKESKQNEMNELISEGGQNAITGFPS; encoded by the coding sequence ATGGACTGGGGCACTCTGCACACGTTCGTCGGGGGCGTGAACAAGCACTCCACCAGCATCGGGAAGGTGTGGGTCACCGTCCTCTTTGTCTTCCGAGTCATGATCCTGGTGGTGGCCGCCCAGGAGGTCTGGGGGGACGAGCAGGAGGACTTTGTGTGCAACACCCTGCAGCCCGGGTGCAGGAACGTGTGCTACGACCACTTCTTCCCTGTCTCGCACATCCGGCTCTGGGCGCTGCAGCTCATCTTCGTGTCCACGCCTGCCCTGCTGGTGGCCATGCACGTGGCCTACTACAGGCATGAGGCTGCCCGGCGGTTCAGGCGGGGCGAGACGAGGAGTGAGTTCAAGGACCTGGAGGACATCAAGCGGCAGAAGGTCCGGATCGAGGGCTCGCTGTGGTGGACCTACACCAGCAGCATCTTCTTCCGCATCGTCTTCGAGGCTGCCTTCATGTATGTCTTCTACTTCCTGTACAATGGGTACCACCTGCCCTGGGTGCTGAAGTGTGGCATTCAGCCCTGCCCCAACCTGGTGGACTGCTTCATCTCCCGGCCCACCGAGAAGACGGTCTTCACCATCTTCATGATCTCCGCATCCGTCATCTGCATGCTGCTCAACGTGGCCGAGCTGTGCTACCTCCTGCTCAAGGTGTGTTTCAGGAGGTCCAAGCGAGCGCAGATGCAGAAAGCACCCCCCAACCACGCCCTCAAGGAGAGTAAACAGAACGAGATGAACGAGCTGATTTCCGAGGGCGGGCAGAACGCCATCACCGGGTTTCCCAGTTAA